One window from the genome of Armatimonadota bacterium encodes:
- a CDS encoding FAD-dependent oxidoreductase codes for MAEHDYQYVIIGGGPAGAAAIEGIRERDHDGRILLVGAEKHLPYDRPPLSKKLWFGKKQVADIFLHDQAFYAANSTDLALGVRVVGLDPQRKTITDDQGDLHHYHKLLLATGGIPRTLGIPGGDLEGVCYYRYLDDYLTTRARATAAKSAVVIGGGFIGSEMAAALSLNQVEVTMVFPEQCLVARVFPETLGRSLQQTYIERGITVLSGDVPTAIERHDDALIVATRGGRRLRADIVIAGIGIAPASELAAGAGLTLDDGIVVDEYLRTSAPDIHAAGDNAFFPYQVLGQRTRVEHWDNAVNQGKQAGRNLAGAQEAFTYMPYFFSDLFDFGYEAVGEVDARLETFADWRQENDTGVIYYLREGQVRGAMMCNVWDQVEAARELIRGGRRMTAEDLRGAIK; via the coding sequence ATGGCGGAGCATGACTACCAGTACGTCATCATCGGCGGCGGGCCGGCCGGCGCGGCGGCGATCGAAGGGATCAGGGAACGTGACCACGATGGTCGCATCCTGCTGGTCGGCGCGGAAAAGCATTTGCCCTATGACCGCCCCCCGCTGTCGAAGAAGTTGTGGTTCGGCAAGAAGCAGGTCGCGGACATCTTCCTCCACGACCAGGCGTTCTATGCCGCCAACTCGACCGACCTCGCCCTCGGCGTCCGCGTGGTCGGCCTCGATCCGCAGCGCAAGACGATCACCGACGACCAGGGCGACCTCCACCATTACCACAAGCTGCTGCTGGCCACGGGCGGCATCCCGCGCACCCTTGGCATCCCGGGGGGCGACCTGGAGGGCGTCTGCTACTACCGCTACCTGGACGATTACCTGACAACCCGCGCGCGGGCGACGGCGGCCAAGTCGGCGGTGGTCATCGGCGGCGGCTTCATCGGCTCGGAGATGGCGGCGGCGCTCAGCCTCAACCAGGTGGAGGTGACGATGGTCTTCCCGGAGCAATGCCTGGTGGCGCGCGTGTTCCCGGAAACCCTGGGGCGGTCGCTCCAGCAAACCTACATCGAGCGCGGGATCACCGTCCTGTCGGGAGACGTGCCTACCGCTATCGAGCGGCATGATGACGCCCTCATCGTCGCCACCCGCGGCGGCCGGCGCCTGCGGGCCGACATCGTCATCGCCGGCATCGGCATCGCGCCCGCGAGCGAGCTGGCGGCGGGGGCGGGGCTGACCCTCGACGACGGGATTGTGGTTGACGAATACCTGCGCACCTCGGCCCCCGATATCCATGCCGCCGGCGACAACGCGTTCTTCCCCTACCAGGTGTTGGGGCAGCGCACGCGCGTCGAACACTGGGATAACGCGGTCAACCAGGGCAAGCAGGCGGGGCGCAACCTGGCGGGGGCGCAGGAGGCGTTCACCTACATGCCGTACTTCTTCTCCGACCTCTTCGATTTCGGCTACGAGGCCGTCGGCGAGGTGGACGCCCGACTGGAGACCTTCGCCGATTGGCGGCAGGAGAACGACACGGGCGTCATCTATTACCTGCGGGAGGGGCAGGTGCGAGGGGCGATGATGTGCAACGTGTGGGACCAGGTGGAGGCGGCGCGGGAGCTGATTCGCGGCGGCCGGCGGATGACCGCGGAGGACCTGCGCGGCGCCATCAAGTAA
- a CDS encoding 4a-hydroxytetrahydrobiopterin dehydratase, producing the protein MDLAEQECHPVAATTPPLSRPEAEKLAQEIPQWTLKEGVIEREFTLDDFEEAMEFVNGVAEIVQEQDHHPDIYIAYNQVRLEFSTHKIGGLSRNDFIMAARVDELA; encoded by the coding sequence ATGGACTTGGCGGAGCAGGAATGTCATCCGGTGGCGGCGACGACCCCGCCCCTGTCGCGGCCGGAGGCGGAGAAGCTGGCCCAGGAGATCCCGCAGTGGACGCTGAAGGAGGGGGTGATCGAGCGCGAGTTCACCCTCGACGATTTCGAGGAGGCGATGGAATTCGTTAACGGCGTCGCCGAGATCGTGCAGGAGCAGGACCACCACCCCGACATCTACATCGCCTACAACCAGGTGCGGCTGGAGTTCTCGACGCACAAGATCGGCGGGCTGTCCCGCAACGATTTCATCATGGCGGCCAGGGTGGACGAGCTGGCGTAG
- a CDS encoding SDR family oxidoreductase: MNAQSLRGMTALITGAARRLGRATALALADEGVNIVIHHRASAAEARDLQRELEARGVRAWPLEADLGHPRQCDALVPRALEAAGALEILVNNAAAFPADTVDDLTRERLLEMVEVNAWAPFALGRSFARAVKRGVVINFLDTRLRGYDPAHVAYIMSKHLLERFTRTMALEFAPGVRVNAVAPGLILPPAGKDETYLDRLAARVPLQRHGEPEQVAAAVVFLAQSEFITGQVLYVDGGRHLAEYRYGPHPD, from the coding sequence ATGAATGCGCAATCCCTGCGCGGCATGACCGCGCTCATCACCGGGGCGGCCCGGCGCCTCGGCCGCGCGACCGCGCTCGCGCTGGCCGACGAGGGCGTCAACATCGTCATTCACCATCGCGCCTCCGCCGCCGAGGCACGCGACCTGCAGCGAGAGCTGGAGGCCCGCGGCGTGCGCGCGTGGCCGCTGGAGGCCGACCTCGGCCATCCCCGCCAGTGCGACGCCCTGGTCCCGCGCGCGCTCGAGGCCGCCGGCGCGCTCGAAATCCTGGTCAACAACGCCGCGGCCTTCCCCGCCGACACCGTGGACGACCTCACCCGCGAGCGCCTGCTGGAGATGGTGGAGGTCAACGCCTGGGCGCCGTTCGCGCTGGGGCGGTCGTTCGCGCGAGCGGTGAAACGCGGGGTCGTCATCAACTTCCTCGACACCCGGCTCAGAGGTTATGACCCGGCGCACGTCGCATACATCATGAGCAAGCACCTGCTGGAGCGGTTCACGCGCACGATGGCGCTGGAGTTCGCCCCCGGGGTGCGGGTCAACGCGGTGGCGCCGGGGCTGATCCTGCCGCCCGCGGGCAAGGACGAAACCTACCTCGACCGGCTGGCGGCCCGGGTGCCGCTTCAGCGCCACGGCGAGCCGGAGCAGGTCGCCGCCGCCGTCGTCTTCCTCGCCCAGAGCGAGTTCATCACCGGCCAGGTCCTCTACGTTGACGGCGGCCGGCACCTGGCGGAGTACCGCTATGGACCGCATCCTGATTGA
- the folB gene encoding dihydroneopterin aldolase encodes MDRILIEDLVARCVLGVSAQERREKQEVVINLALATDTRTAGKSDRFADAVDYRAIKKRVLAAVEESQFHLVEALAQRVAEICLDHPGVREAQVTVSKPSALRFARSVGVRITRCRG; translated from the coding sequence ATGGACCGCATCCTGATTGAGGACCTGGTCGCGCGCTGCGTGCTCGGCGTCAGCGCCCAGGAGCGCCGCGAGAAGCAGGAGGTCGTCATCAACCTCGCGCTCGCGACGGATACCCGCACCGCGGGCAAGAGCGACCGCTTCGCGGACGCGGTGGACTACCGCGCGATCAAGAAGCGCGTCTTGGCCGCAGTCGAGGAATCGCAGTTCCACCTGGTCGAGGCGCTGGCGCAGCGGGTCGCGGAGATCTGTCTCGACCACCCCGGCGTGCGCGAGGCGCAGGTGACGGTGAGCAAGCCGTCGGCGCTGCGTTTCGCGCGCAGCGTCGGCGTCCGCATCACGCGCTGCCGGGGGTAG
- the folK gene encoding 2-amino-4-hydroxy-6-hydroxymethyldihydropteridine diphosphokinase produces the protein MARAFIGIGSNIAPERNLRAALRRLARDARVMGVSTVYRTAPVGRPEQPPFYNCVVEIETGLAPAQVRSALRGIEQELGRRRGADRYAPRAIDLDLLLYDDLVMANAELVLPDPQIAQRPFLALPLYELAPELVLPDSGDPIREVAAAMAAHDMQPLPEYTRLLREGIAHES, from the coding sequence ATGGCGCGCGCGTTCATCGGCATCGGCTCCAATATCGCCCCCGAGCGGAACCTGCGCGCCGCGCTGCGCCGGCTCGCCCGCGACGCGCGCGTGATGGGTGTTTCGACGGTCTATCGCACGGCGCCGGTGGGCCGCCCCGAGCAGCCGCCGTTCTATAACTGCGTGGTCGAGATCGAGACCGGGTTGGCGCCGGCGCAGGTGCGGAGCGCCTTGCGCGGCATCGAGCAGGAACTGGGCCGCCGCCGCGGCGCCGACCGGTACGCGCCGCGCGCCATAGACCTGGACCTGCTGCTGTACGATGACCTGGTGATGGCGAACGCCGAGCTGGTGCTGCCGGATCCGCAAATCGCGCAGCGCCCGTTCCTGGCGCTGCCGCTGTACGAGCTGGCGCCGGAGCTGGTGCTGCCCGATAGCGGGGATCCCATTCGGGAGGTCGCCGCCGCCATGGCAGCCCACGACATGCAGCCGCTGCCGGAGTACACGCGGCTTCTGCGAGAGGGTATCGCCCATGAATCGTGA
- the folE gene encoding GTP cyclohydrolase I FolE has product MNRDKVERLVRELLAEIGEDPEREGLVKTPRRVAAALEFLTAGYGADLKTIIAGAVFTQQTNNMVILRDIELYSLCEHHLLPFFGRCHIGYIARGKVFGISKLARLVDAYARRLQIQERLTEQVARAVMEGIGAEGVGVIIEARHLCMMMRGVEKQNSLMITSSVLGSFHDSAATRSEFMSLIGRAHI; this is encoded by the coding sequence ATGAATCGTGACAAGGTCGAGCGACTGGTGAGAGAGCTGCTGGCCGAAATCGGCGAGGACCCCGAGCGCGAGGGCCTGGTCAAGACCCCGCGGCGCGTCGCCGCCGCGCTCGAGTTCTTGACCGCGGGCTATGGCGCCGACCTCAAGACCATCATCGCCGGCGCGGTCTTCACCCAGCAGACCAACAACATGGTCATCCTGCGCGACATCGAGCTCTACAGCCTGTGCGAGCACCACCTGCTGCCGTTCTTCGGGCGCTGCCACATCGGCTACATCGCCCGCGGCAAGGTCTTCGGCATCAGCAAGCTGGCGCGGCTGGTGGACGCCTACGCGCGGCGGCTGCAGATCCAGGAGCGCCTGACCGAGCAGGTCGCACGGGCGGTGATGGAGGGCATCGGCGCCGAGGGCGTGGGCGTCATCATCGAGGCGCGGCACCTGTGCATGATGATGCGCGGGGTGGAGAAGCAGAACTCGCTGATGATCACCTCCTCGGTGCTGGGGAGCTTCCACGACTCCGCCGCCACCCGCAGTGAGTTCATGTCGCTCATCGGCAGAGCCCATATCTGA
- the tkt gene encoding transketolase: MRPDQAQLDERCINTIRFLAVDAVEKANSGHPGAPMGVAPVAYTLWDRFLKYNPRNPDWPDRDRFVLSMGHASMLIYSLLHLTGYDLSLDDLKQFRQWKSRTPGHSEYGPTPGVEVTTGPLGQGFGHAVGMAIAERWLACRYNRPGHEIINHHTYVLASDGDMEEGVSSEAASLAGTLRLGKLIVLYDDNDISIEGDTGIAFREDVGARFAAYGWQVLGPLDGNDLAAVEAAIREAQAQAERPSLVVCRTVIGYGSPQQGTAKVHGEPLGADGVKAAKDTLGWPQEPAFLVPEEVAAHMGRAVVRGEAAEQEWRRRLTAYRDAYPEPAAQIERQLQGELPDGWDSDLEGLFPPGTKPIATRSASGKVINALAPRVPALIGGSADLAPSTKTLMDGEGDFSPEDHCGRNLHFGVREHAMGSIAGGMARHGGTIPYTATFLIFSDYMRPPMRLAALMGVRVVYVFTHDSIGLGEDGPTHQPVEQLMGLRTVPNLTVIRPADATETAEAWRAALHNTSGPTALALTRQNVAVLDRTRFAPAAGLQRGGYTLWQSADGQPEVILIGTGSEVHIALQAGEDLAAEGIRARVVSLPSWELFDRQPESYRERVLPAAVRARVAVEAGVTLGWERYVGLEGAVIGVDRFGASAPYEAIYQHFGITAQAVAAAAKSLLGGTGS, translated from the coding sequence ATGAGACCCGATCAAGCGCAACTCGATGAACGCTGCATCAATACCATTCGCTTTCTCGCCGTGGACGCCGTGGAGAAGGCTAACTCCGGTCACCCGGGGGCGCCCATGGGAGTAGCGCCGGTGGCCTATACCCTGTGGGACCGCTTCCTGAAGTACAACCCCCGCAACCCCGATTGGCCGGACCGCGACCGCTTCGTCCTGTCCATGGGCCATGCCTCGATGCTGATCTACTCGCTGCTGCACCTGACCGGCTACGACCTGTCCCTGGACGACCTCAAGCAGTTCCGCCAGTGGAAGAGCAGGACCCCCGGGCATTCCGAGTACGGCCCCACCCCCGGCGTCGAGGTCACCACCGGCCCCCTGGGCCAGGGCTTCGGGCACGCCGTCGGCATGGCCATCGCCGAGCGCTGGCTCGCCTGCCGCTACAATCGGCCCGGTCACGAGATCATCAACCATCACACTTATGTCCTCGCCTCCGACGGCGACATGGAGGAGGGCGTCTCCAGCGAGGCCGCGAGTCTGGCCGGCACCCTGCGCCTGGGCAAGCTCATCGTCCTCTACGACGACAACGACATTTCCATCGAGGGCGACACCGGCATCGCCTTCCGCGAGGACGTGGGCGCGCGCTTCGCGGCCTACGGCTGGCAGGTGTTGGGGCCGCTCGACGGCAATGACCTGGCGGCGGTGGAAGCGGCGATCCGTGAGGCGCAGGCGCAAGCCGAGCGGCCGTCGCTGGTCGTGTGCCGCACCGTCATCGGCTACGGCAGCCCCCAGCAGGGCACGGCCAAGGTCCACGGCGAGCCCCTGGGCGCCGACGGCGTGAAGGCGGCGAAGGACACCCTCGGCTGGCCGCAGGAGCCGGCCTTCCTGGTGCCGGAGGAGGTGGCGGCCCACATGGGCCGGGCGGTGGTGCGCGGCGAAGCGGCCGAGCAGGAATGGCGGCGGCGCCTGACCGCATACCGCGACGCCTACCCGGAGCCGGCCGCGCAGATCGAGCGGCAGTTGCAGGGTGAGCTGCCTGATGGGTGGGACTCGGACCTGGAGGGTCTTTTCCCGCCGGGTACCAAGCCCATCGCCACCCGCAGCGCCTCGGGCAAGGTCATCAACGCGCTGGCGCCGCGGGTCCCGGCGTTGATCGGCGGCTCCGCCGACTTGGCCCCCAGCACCAAGACGCTGATGGACGGCGAAGGGGACTTCAGCCCCGAGGATCACTGCGGGCGCAACCTGCACTTCGGGGTGCGCGAGCACGCCATGGGCTCCATCGCCGGGGGCATGGCGCGCCACGGGGGAACCATCCCCTATACCGCCACCTTCCTCATCTTCTCCGACTACATGCGCCCGCCCATGCGCCTGGCGGCGCTGATGGGGGTGCGCGTCGTGTACGTCTTCACCCACGACAGCATCGGCCTCGGCGAGGACGGACCCACCCACCAGCCGGTCGAGCAGTTGATGGGCCTGCGCACCGTGCCCAACCTGACGGTGATCCGCCCCGCCGACGCCACCGAGACCGCCGAGGCCTGGCGCGCCGCGTTGCACAACACCTCGGGGCCGACCGCGCTCGCGCTGACGCGGCAGAACGTGGCGGTGCTCGATCGCACTCGCTTCGCCCCGGCGGCGGGCTTGCAGCGCGGGGGATACACGCTGTGGCAGTCCGCCGATGGCCAACCGGAGGTCATCCTTATCGGCACCGGCTCCGAGGTGCACATCGCCCTGCAGGCGGGGGAAGACCTGGCAGCCGAAGGTATCCGCGCGCGCGTGGTATCCCTGCCCAGTTGGGAGCTGTTCGACCGCCAGCCGGAGAGCTACCGCGAGCGCGTGCTGCCGGCGGCGGTGCGGGCGCGGGTGGCGGTGGAGGCGGGCGTCACCCTGGGATGGGAGCGCTACGTCGGCCTGGAGGGCGCGGTCATCGGGGTGGACCGCTTCGGCGCCAGCGCGCCCTACGAGGCCATCTATCAGCATTTCGGCATTACGGCGCAGGCGGTGGCGGCGGCGGCCAAGTCGCTGCTGGGTGGCACCGGCTCTTAG